One region of Suncus etruscus isolate mSunEtr1 chromosome 5, mSunEtr1.pri.cur, whole genome shotgun sequence genomic DNA includes:
- the LOC126008852 gene encoding peptidyl-prolyl cis-trans isomerase NIMA-interacting 4-like gives MPPKGKSCSRKAGKGGGASGSDSADKKVQGSKVGGNAVKVRHILCEKHGRVMEAMEKLKFGMRFNEVATQYSEDKARQGGDLGWMTRGSMVGPFQEAAFALPVSGLDKPVFTDPLVKTKFGYIIMVEGRK, from the coding sequence ATGCCTCCCAAAGGGAAAAGCTGTTCCAGGAAAGCGGGAAAAGGGGGAGGAGCCTCTGGGAGTGACAGTGCTGACAAGAAGGTTCAGGGTTCCAAAGTTGGTGGCAATGCCGTCAAGGTCAGGCACATTCTGTGCGAAAAACATGGAAGAGTCATGGAAGCCATGGAAAAGTTAAAGTTTGGAATGCGATTCAATGAAGTGGCCACACAGTACAGTGAAGATAAAGCCAGGCAAGGGGGTGACTTGGGTTGGATGACCAGAGGCTCTATGGTAGGACCATTTCAAgaagcagcatttgccttgcctgtgagtGGTCTAGATAAACCTGTCTTTACAGACCCTCTAGTTAAGACTAAATTTGGTTATATCATTATGGtagaagggagaaaataa